A region of Saccharomyces kudriavzevii IFO 1802 strain IFO1802 genome assembly, chromosome: 14 DNA encodes the following proteins:
- the NAF1 gene encoding RNA-binding snoRNP assembly protein (similar to Saccharomyces cerevisiae NAF1 (YNL124W); ancestral locus Anc_2.146), with protein MSDDLFSKALENPDQDLNLRLPRDDVDLGLLGDGVRESEDDEAVADAAKADGASSGSSDCDSDSDSSDSEDDSDGQKAEDEDAIENEDEDEDLSPSGPIISKNEVLEEAVPELPEDYEISEKTIITPVGVLKSAFENNIIIHATLSGEKRVLKEGSIFCLEDRTLIGMLAEVFGPLQNPFYRVKLADSKKALFNELKARLGEKACIVTPDAHWIDTFELRRIKGTDASNGYDEELPEEEQEFSDDEKEALFKKMKKQQQQQQRKKRDNRKQPNDSDNVKSKKPRQPKPANLPKLVPPVGMSSNASLQRGYKSRNARENTKRETGTVFDQNRSLQIPMGQQQQPQFPANNYPYQLQPNNMPYPAYPPFPQPSNFQYPLPPFGQVPPAQFSNGMPYMNVPPAYNNMALPTQPPFMPVPQGQAPLPYGAPPMGQMQNPMCMQSSPQMPPQENGNFQQVMKLHQILLQQQQQQQQQQHQHQHQQGPRN; from the coding sequence ATGAGCGATGACTTGTTTTCAAAGGCTTTAGAAAACCCGGACCAGGACCTGAACCTGAGACTTCCCAGGGATGACGTTGATTTGGGTCTCTTGGGGGATGGTGTGCGTGAGAGTGAGGACGATGAGGCAGTGGCAGACGCGGCAAAGGCGGATGGCGCTTCCTCTGGTTCTTCTGATTGCGATTCTGATTCTGATTCTTCGGACAGTGAGGATGATTCTGATGGCCAAAAGGCAGAAGACGAGGACGCGATCGAAAATGAggatgaagacgaagatcTCTCGCCTTCGGGCCCCATAATATCCAAAAACGAAGTACTGGAGGAAGCCGTTCCGGAATTGCCAGAGGACTATGAAATTTCCGAAAAGACGATCATCACTCCTGTTGGTGTCTTGAAGTCTGCGTTCGAAAACAACATAATTATTCATGCGACGTTGTCGGGTGAAAAACGTGTTTTGAAAGAGGGTTCTATCTTCTGCCTTGAGGACAGAACTCTGATCGGGATGCTGGCGGAAGTTTTTGGGCCTTTGCAAAACCCGTTTTACAGAGTCAAACTTGCAGACTCGAAAAAGGCCTTGTTCAACGAACTGAAAGCGCGCTTGGGTGAAAAAGCGTGCATAGTCACCCCTGATGCCCACTGGATAGACACTTTTGAATTGAGGCGCATCAAAGGTACTGATGCGTCTAATGGGTACGACGAAGAATTACCTGAAGAGGAACAAGAATTTTCCGATGACGAAAAAGAAGctcttttcaagaaaatgaaaaaacagcaacagcagcagcagagaaaaaaaagagataaTCGTAAGCAGCCCAATGATTCTGATAATGTCAAATCGAAGAAACCTCGTCAACCAAAGCCCGCAAATTTGCCCAAGTTGGTGCCTCCAGTGGGCATGAGCAGCAATGCTTCGCTGCAACGCGGGTACAAGTCAAGAAATGCTCGTGAAAATACCAAGCGAGAGACTGGCACCGTTTTTGACCAAAATCGCTCGCTGCAGATTCCGATGGggcaacagcagcaaccaCAATTTCCTGCAAATAACTACCCATATCAATTGCAACCAAACAATATGCCCTATCCCGCATATCCGCCCTTCCCTCAACCATCCAACTTCCAGTATCCTCTTCCACCGTTTGGCCAGGTGCCCCCGGCCCAATTCTCTAACGGAATGCCATATATGAACGTGCCACCTGCATACAATAATATGGCACTGCCTACTCAACCTCCGTTTATGCCAGTCCCACAGGGCCAGGCGCCGCTTCCATATGGTGCACCCCCCATGGGGCAGATGCAAAATCCAATGTGCATGCAATCGTCACCTCAAATGCCTCCCCAAGAGAACGGTAATTTCCAACAAGTAATGAAATTACACCAAATACTTttgcaacagcaacagcaacagcaacagcaacagcatcAGCATCAGCATCAACAAGGGCCAAGAAACTAG
- the SPC98 gene encoding Spc98p (similar to Saccharomyces cerevisiae SPC98 (YNL126W); ancestral locus Anc_2.144), producing MELDSSLYEIIETLALQLLSQATLKAFVSDVVNLLKSSTKSAAQLSPLIDFYKSQSLDSPETTILWHKIEKFLDALFGIQNPDDMVKYLSVFQSLLPSNSKPRTVQTSNGLNMENLANHEHLLSPGRAPSIYTEASFENMDRFSERRSMISSPNRYVPSSTYGSVTLRQLSNPYYVNTIPEEDILKYVSYTLLATTSALFPFNHEQIQIPSKIPNFESGLLHLIFEAGLLYQNLGSKVEKFRMSTISPMKKALIIDISEELQNYTAFLNNLVSSGTVVSLKSLYRELYENIIMLRIYCRFTEHFDELSGDTFLIELNIFKSHGDPTIRKIATNLFNSMISHYYEYLMNWLTKGLLRATYGEFFIAEDTKPNSNDDDFIYHIPIEFAQERIPNFIPKKLAYKIFMIGKSYIFLEKYCREIQWTNEFSKKYHVLYQSTSSSGISTSFFSIINDQYSEIVNYTNRVLNQKFHYKKVVYALKDILLMGKSDFMDVLIEKTSDILATPSGSLPNYKLTRFLQEAVQLSSLRHFTNNSGDSSVINGLDARVLDLGHGSVGWDVFTLDYILYPPLSLVLNVNRPFGRKEYLRIFNFLWRFKKNNFFYQKEMLKSNDIIRSFKKIRGYNPLIRDIINKLSRISILRTQFQQFNSKMESYYLNCIIEENFKEMTGKLNCTEKKDQNRYDLITLKDGTIELNGILPPNIDVLTNSSKYKPQQYKLEKTLNIDELESLHNTFLTNILSHKLFATNANVGDYSGQPYPTSLVLLLNSVYEFIKVYSRLNEIAYEIFIKMNLNDHEASNGLLGNLNAVLKEVVSQYKNFKDRLHIFRADLKNDGDEELFLLSKSLR from the coding sequence ATGGAACTAGATTCCAGTCTTTATGAAATAATAGAGACATTGGCTCTTCAATTGCTGTCGCAAGCGACCTTGAAGGCATTTGTATCCGATGTTGTTAATTTGCTGAAATCATCCACCAAATCAGCAGCTCAATTGAGCCCTTTAATCGACTTTTATAAATCGCAATCGTTGGACTCGCCCGAAACGACAATCCTGTGGcataaaattgaaaaatttctcgATGCTCTATTTGGAATCCAGAATCCCGATGACATGGTAAAGTACCTTTCTGTTTTTCAATCATTGCTCCCATCAAATAGTAAACCGAGAACTGTGCAAACTTCTAACGGTCTAAATATGGAGAATTTGGCAAACCATGAACATTTATTGAGTCCAGGGCGAGCCCCGAGCATATATACAGAAGCttcatttgaaaacatGGATCGATTTTCAGAAAGAAGATCTATGATTTCTTCCCCAAATCGCTATGttccttcttcaacttaTGGTTCTGTAACTCTGAGGCAGCTATCAAATCCCTACTATGTTAACACCATACCGGAAGAAGATATCCTAAAGTATGTATCGTACACTCTATTGGCTACCACATCTGCACTATTTCCATTTAATCACGagcaaattcaaatccCATCTAAGATACCCAACTTTGAGAGTGGTCTTTTACATTTAATATTTGAAGCAGGTTTATTGTACCAAAATTTGGGCTCTAAGGTGGAGAAATTTAGAATGTCGACTATATCtccaatgaaaaaagcatTAATTATTGACATTTCAGAAGAATTGCAAAATTACACAGCATTTCTAAACAATTTAGTCTCTTCGGGGACAGTAGTGTCCTTGAAGTCGTTATATCGTGAATTATatgaaaatataataatgCTTCGAATATACTGTAGGTTTACAGAACACTTTGATGAACTGAGTGGAGACACCTTCCTGATTGAATTAAACATCTTTAAATCTCATGGAGATCCCACTATACGAAAAATAGCGACcaatttattcaattcAATGATATCTCATTACTACGaatatttgatgaattggtTAACCAAAGGTCTCCTGCGAGCTACTTACGGAGAATTCTTCATCGCTGAAGACACCAAACCAAATAGCAATGACGATGATTTCATTTATCATATCCCCATAGAATTTGCTCAAGAAAGAATTCCAAATTTTATACCAAAAAAGCTTGCGTATAAAATATTTATGATTGGCAAATCATATATATTCCTGGAAAAATACTGTAGGGAGATCCAATGGACAAATgagttttccaaaaagtACCACGTTCTGTATCAAAGTACATCCTCCAGTGGAATATCTACGAGCTTTTTTAGCATTATAAATGATCAATATTCTGAGATCGTTAATTACACTAATCGTGTTTTGAACCAAAAGTTCCATTATAAAAAGGTGGTGTATGCACTAAAAGATATCCTTCTTATGGGTAAGTCTGATTTTATGGATGTGTTGATAGAAAAGACCAGCGATATTCTCGCAACGCCATCAGGTTCATTGCCAAATTATAAACTAACGAGGTTTTTACAGGAAGCTGTGCAACTCTCTTCCCTAAGACACTTCACTAACAACTCTGGTGATAGCTCGGTCATTAATGGGTTGGATGCAAGGGTACTCGATCTAGGACACGGATCGGTAGGTTGGGATGTATTCACTTTGGATTACATATTGTATCCACCCTTGAGTTTAGTATTAAACGTGAACCGTCCTTTTGGTAGAAAGGAGTACCTgagaattttcaattttttatggagattcaagaagaacaattttttctatcaaAAGGAAATGTTGAAGAGTAATGATATAATTAGATcgttcaagaaaatcagAGGTTATAACCCCCTCATTCGCgatattatcaacaaaCTTTCCAGAATCAGCATACTTAGGACTCAATTTCAGCAGTTTAACTCTAAAATGGAATCATATTATTTGAATTGTATTATAGAGGAAAATTTTAAGGAAATGACCGGGAAACTAAATTGcacagaaaaaaaggaccAGAATCGATATGATTTAATTACATTGAAGGATGGTACCATAGAATTAAATGGAATTTTACCCCCAAATATTGATGTATTAACGAactcttcaaaatataaaCCTCAACAATACaagttggaaaaaacattAAATATTGATGAGTTGGAAAGTTTACACAATACCTTCCTAACAAATATTCTTTCTCATAAACTTTTCGCAACTAATGCAAATGTTGGCGATTATTCCGGACAACCGTATCCAACTTCTTTGGTTTTACTTTTAAACTCTGTTTACGAATTCATTAAAGTTTACTCCCGCTTGAACGAGATTGCCTACGAAATTTTTATTAAAATGAATCTCAACGATCATGAAGCGTCTAATGGGTTATTAGGAAACCTGAACGCAGTATTAAAGGAGGTCGTCAGTCAGTACAAGAATTTTAAAGATAGGCTACACATCTTTAGGgcagatttgaagaatgatGGGGATGAAGAGCTTTTTTTGCTGAGCAAATCATTACGTTAA
- the FAR11 gene encoding Far11p (similar to Saccharomyces cerevisiae FAR11 (YNL127W); ancestral locus Anc_2.143), whose protein sequence is MKTSGRSHSKGPILRSVSLEDLKRNSSFKNTLKYTDEVSPLKEPKVGTLSNEELLKDLDNMLRNKLNIGRSTFHADKRNKSDGNISALNFKAKSGLEGDIQTIDIQQDDEDGDDSRDDTDNFKLNDNSANNGEDGEKGGNTDNAIEFQDDAEEAEEENEDESFANVDELDGFDLNKVADGKHAPVNEKGEVDYNMPVDKEFQKSLDQCAASLEGRANAPYALQRAVDWELRMFYSLEQELSDWFCSSDYIHFGQAQTQFKQKVKDPQLFFDNETYAASAVERLVEDISNSLTSNLLALTYISMGCFAYISNKNEHEKVIRRNNLMFVPHVEKIVHVFKKIAISCRDDDKNLKKQTILLFHSSTILYFITGICISGKDENSEAVDLVVDAFDKANLLVFLTRYIESWRWNSRLSMRIRNMILLLFKLIVLQFGDDSVYKETKSSIYKIHGLVYPSKYPKKLSISPLHYQAFREDITSRFPDYNMPTSDLPKDVDKSESLSQFLEIPRPKSKNPLNMTLNVPEKHIATPAPSPPSSPQLMHLGEGPRPRKSFQTNMAYPCLYPSDDEEPEDDTLEDRMDLNFGKKLDNDIVIPFSTEEAAKILSENLKVKLGTKQLWYERDLFMITERGWKQQSEKEPYDYSTFNHDDELSKKERDAVLIMQRIDKYYKSCLSSFNSLVFVLLQTMESSLTNNFHRKTEVIDKNLLNMLAPQLEVVRAKELSLKSAAGILHALLKWFKLSHILKFEHLAVVIHDSRYINTCASILSKYSEIYSERIFNKYVRTSSSFWRECSLSNKNYRESYSIDDSKEIDTEVLPSFAYLLRILRKITGNKTQRLKELPLSIGILFKRYYRLYNLDMYHPILKITRELTPFKNKRWKSEHMELISGVYLYEKLELTDNWVTGKDISGELSDACGQEIALRALLQFYNFQHYETSMEDLGYGHRNSSSQDLLNKESEYLNI, encoded by the coding sequence ATGAAAACTAGTGGAAGATCTCATTCTAAAGGCCCAATCTTAAGATCAGTGTCTCTAGAAGATCTAAAGAGGAACTCTAGTTTCAAAAACACTCTAAAGTATACAGATGAAGTTTCTCCACTCAAAGAACCAAAAGTGGGCACATTGAGCAATGAAGAACTTCTTAAAGATTTGGACAACATGTTGCGCAATAAGCTGAATATCGGAAGAAGCACCTTTCATGCCgataaaagaaacaaatcaGATGGTAATATCAGCGCCTTGAATTTCAAGGCAAAATCAGGTCTTGAAGGAGATATTCAGACCATAGATATACAgcaagatgatgaagatggtgatgatagtAGAGATGACACTGATAATTTCAAACTGAATGATAATAGCGCTAATAATGGTGAAGATGGAGAGAAAGGTGGTAACACTGACAATGCTATTGAATTTCAAGATGACgctgaagaagctgaagaagagaatgaagatgaatcATTTGCTAATGTTGATGAACTCGATGGCTTTGATTTAAATAAGGTCGCAGATGGTAAACATGCTCCTGTCAATGAAAAGGGTGAAGTTGACTATAATATGCCGGTCGATAAAGAATTTCAGAAGTCACTGGATCAATGTGCGGCTTCACTTGAAGGAAGGGCAAATGCTCCCTATGCTTTGCAGAGAGCGGTGGATTGGGAATTGAGGATGTTTTACTCTTTGGAACAAGAACTTTCTGACTGGTTTTGTAGCTCCGACTATATACATTTTGGGCAGGCACAGACACAGTTTAAACAGAAAGTAAAAGATCCACAACTCTTTTTTGATAACGAAACCTATGCCGCAAGTGCAGTTGAACGTTTAGTTGAGGATATTTCTAACTCTTTAACATCGAATTTACTAGCATTGACATACATATCTATGGGGTGCTTTGCATACATAAGTAACAAAAATGAGCATGAAAAAGTTATACGACGTAACAATTTAATGTTTGTTCCtcatgttgaaaaaattgttcaTGTCTTCAAAAAGATTGCTATAAGCTGTAGGGATGACgacaaaaatttgaaaaagcaaacGATTTTGCTGTTTCACTCATCAACAATCCTGTATTTCATTACCGGCATTTGTATTAGCGGTAAAGACGAAAATTCAGAGGCTGTCGatcttgttgttgatgCTTTTGACAAAGCTAACTTGCTGGTGTTTTTAACAAGATACATTGAAAGTTGGAGATGGAATAGTAGACTATCTATGCGTATAAGAAACATGATTTTGTTGCTTTTCAAGCTAATAGTGCTACAGTTTGGTGACGATTCAGTGTACAAAGAAACCAAATCGTCTATCTATAAAATTCATGGATTGGTTTATCCATCAAAATATCCAAAAAAGTTATCCATTTCTCCATTACATTATCAAGCATTTAGAGAAGATATAACGTCTCGTTTTCCTGATTATAACATGCCAACTTCTGACCTACCAAAAGATGTGGACAAATCGGAGTCTTTGTCTCAATTCTTAGAAATTCCCCGTCCAAAATCGAAAAATCCCTTGAATATGACGTTGAATGTTCCTGAGAAGCACATTGCTACACCAGCACCTTCACCACCGAGCTCTCCACAGTTAATGCATTTAGGTGAAGGTCCTAGACCCAGGAAATCTTTCCAGACGAACATGGCGTATCCATGTCTGTATCCatctgatgatgaagagcCTGAGGATGATACTCTGGAGGATAGAATGGATCTTaattttggcaaaaaaCTTGATAATGACATTGTTATTCCGTTCAGTACTGAAGAAGCGGCCAAAATATTGAGTGAGAATTTAAAAGTAAAATTGGGTACTAAACAACTTTGGTATGAGAGAGATTTATTCATGATAACGGAGCGCGGCTGGAAGCAGCAGTCAGAAAAGGAACCATATGATTACTCTACTTTCAATCATGATGATGAGCTTTCTAAAAAAGAGAGGGATGCGGTTTTGATCATGCAAagaattgataaatattACAAAAGTTGCCTTTCGAGCTTCAATTCgcttgtttttgttttgctACAAACAATGGAATCAAGTTTGACAAATAATTTCCACAGGAAAACTGAAGTTATCGATAAAAATCTTTTAAATATGTTGGCACCACAATTGGAGGTGGTCAGGGCCAAGGAATTGTCCTTAAAATCAGCAGCTGGAATATTACACGCATTATTAAAGTGGTTCAAACTAAGTCACATTTTGAAGTTTGAGCATCTAGCAGTGGTTATTCACGATTCACGATACATTAACACATGTGCCTCTATTTTAAGCAAGTATTCTGAAATTTATTCCGAGAGAATTTTCAATAAGTATGTGCGAACTTCTAGTTCATTTTGGAGAGAGTGTTCCTTGTCTAACAAAAACTACCGTGAATCATATTCAATAGATGACTCAAAGGAGATCGACACAGAAGTACTGCCCTCTTTTGCATATCTTTTAAGAATCTTGAGGAAAATCACGGGAAATAAAACACAAAGATTAAAGGAACTGCCTCTGTCCATTGGTATTTTATTCAAACGCTATTATCGACTCTACAATCTTGATATGTATCAcccaattttgaagattacGAGAGAACTCACaccattcaaaaataagagATGGAAATCAGAGCACATGGAATTGATATCAGGTGTTTATCTCTACGAAAAATTGGAGTTAACTGATAACTGGGTGACAGGCAAGGATATCTCCGGAGAGTTGAGTGATGCTTGTGGACAAGAAATTGCACTCAGGGCCCTGCTTCAATTTTACAATTTTCAGCATTATGAAACTTCTATGGAAGATCTCGGGTATGGACACCGTAACAGTTCCAGTCAGGATTTGTTAAACAAGGAATCCGAGTACTTGAACatttaa
- the ESBP6 gene encoding Esbp6p (similar to Saccharomyces cerevisiae ESBP6 (YNL125C); ancestral locus Anc_2.145) — MASASNNYVSACSEMASEVSSEVSSINSSPPVSYSKASIAAPDPLSDLHSTKSNDASRALSITRTLTSRFNDIKKAVDDDNAQTEEASADVNKILESRFDVADAIRLQHNESLQSNLNIPATQTATAGASSWAQSSSPSSIQNDTTEHKASMDSKLVRNRLYPASTNGSGKDLENQGIREFEPDEPTVKRVFTNKSTGQLELPPDGGYGWVVTFCVFLTMFSTWGCNASFGVDLAYYLNNDTYPGASKYDYALIAGLTVFLGQILSPFVMALMRIIGLRATMLFGDAVMLAAYLLASFTTKLWQLYLTQGVMIGCSISLIFVPATTVLPGWFLKKRAVAMGVSLLGTGAGGVVYGLATNKMLSDFGNTRWCLRILGISCSLSVLVAIALLKERNPTPPVGLRSPRAMFDQLKAMFSLKVITKPFVSLIALWFMFALFAYNLMVFTLSSYAISKGLSAHNASTLTAILNGSQAIGRPLMGLAGDKFGRANVTIVLTSLLTLYMFAFWIPAHSFVQLIFFSIMVGSCVGVANVMNTVLIADMVKPEEFLPAWAFVNYCGAPFLLVCEVIAQALTVEENKSNPYLHAQIFCGCCFTAALILISILREYSVKLKLTERQAITNEKLKECKTSEYDTDSVDENWDKLRERKSKYDLLLGPGIKKYFLRMVYPMKV; from the coding sequence ATGGCATCGGCATCGAATAACTACGTCTCAGCCTGCTCAGAAATGGCGTCCGAGGTGTCCTCCGAggtttcttcaataaactcATCGCCGCCCGTATCGTACTCCAAGGCTTCTATTGCTGCCCCAGATCCGCTTTCTGATCTGCACAGCACAAAATCGAACGACGCCTCGAGAGCACTGTCTATAACTAGAACTTTGACTAGCCGGTTCAATGACATAAAGAAAGCTGTCGATGACGACAACGCACAGACGGAGGAGGCTTCCGCAGACGTcaataaaatattagaATCCAGGTTCGACGTGGCGGACGCCATTAGGCTACAGCACAATGAGTCGCTCCAGTCCAACCTGAACATTCCCGCCACACAAACTGCCACTGCAGGTGCCTCGTCGTGGGCACAGTCTTCTAGCCCATCTTCCATTCAGAACGATACCACAGAACATAAAGCATCCATGGACTCCAAACTCGTGCGGAACAGACTGTACCCGGCGTCCACTAACGGCTCCGGCAAGGATCTCGAGAACCAGGGAATACGTGAGTTCGAGCCTGACGAACCTACCGTGAAGAGAGTTTTCACCAATAAGTCTACGGGGCAGCTGGAACTGCCTCCCGATGGTGGTTATGGCTGGGTCGTGACCTTCTGCGTCTTTTTGACCATGTTTTCCACATGGGGGTGCAACGCTTCCTTTGGTGTGGACCTTGCCTACTACTTGAACAACGACACTTACCCAGGCGCATCAAAATATGACTACGCCTTAATTGCCGGCCTCACCGTGTTCCTCGGTCAGATCTTGTCCCCGTTTGTAATGGCGCTAATGAGGATAATTGGACTGCGGGCCACCATGCTCTTTGGCGACGCTGTCATGCTTGCTGCATATCTCTTGGCCTCCTTCACAACCAAGTTATGGCAGCTGTACCTCACCCAAGGCGTCATGATCGGTTGCTCGATATCCCTGATCTTCGTCCCAGCAACAACCGTGTTACCAGGCTGGTTCCTAAAGAAAAGGGCCGTCGCCATGGGTGTCTCGTTGTTGGGCACTGGTGCTGGTGGTGTCGTTTATGGTCTGGCCACAAACAAGATGCTTTCTGACTTCGGTAATACAAGATGGTGCCTCCGTATTCTGGGTATATCGTGTAGTCTGAGTGTTCTCGTGGCCATTGCGCTactaaaagaaagaaatccCACGCCTCCCGTAGGATTGCGGTCACCTCGAGCTATGTTTGACCAACTCAAAGCAATGTTTTCACTGAAAGTTATAACGAAGCCGTTTGTGTCGCTGATTGCGCTATGGTTCATGTTCGCATTGTTCGCCTACAATTTAATGGTCTTTACTCTATCTTCGTACGCAATCTCGAAGGGCCTCTCTGCACATAACGCGTCGACATTAACAGCCATTCTGAATGGTTCGCAAGCTATAGGAAGACCTCTAATGGGCCTTGCCGGCGATAAATTTGGTCGGGCTAACGTAACCATCGTATTAACCTCTCTGCTAACGCTGTACATGTTCGCTTTTTGGATCCCTGCCCATTCGTTTGTCCagctgatttttttttcaataatggTCGGCTCATGTGTTGGTGTCGCTAACGTCATGAATACTGTTTTAATCGCTGATATGGTTAAACCAGAAGAGTTTTTGCCTGCTTGGGCCTTTGTCAACTATTGTGGAGCTCCTTTTTTGTTGGTTTGTGAAGTGATTGCTCAAGCTTTGAcagtggaagaaaataagagCAACCCTTATCTGCATGCGCAGATTTTTTGCGGTTGCTGTTTTACTGCTGCACTAATTTTGATCTCTATTCTTCGTGAATACTCtgtaaaattgaaactaACGGAAAGACAGGCAATCACAAACGAGAAGTTGAAAGAATGCAAGACAAGCGAATACGACACCGATTCTGTCGATGAAAATTGGGATAAATTAAGGGAAAGGAAGTCAAAATATGACCTTCTCTTAGGCCCCGgcatcaaaaaatattttttgagGATGGTATACCCAATGAAAGTCTAA